The Paenibacillus sp. G2S3 region GCTGATCTTTATCCGAAATATAACTGACCAGCTGTCCTGGATGAATTAGGAAGCAGTCACCTTTTTCCAGTGCATATTGATGATGTTCAGTACGGAAAACACCTGAGCCAGACTCTATAAAGTGAAGTAAATAATAATCATAGATCTTAGGACCTGCTTGATGCAAAGGAATCGTCTGACTCTGACCAGCAAACAGTACATGGAGATTTTGTTTATCGTAATACACGGGATTAGATCCTACGGAATAAGTATGCTCCATTTGAGACAGCCTTTCTTGTGTTATTGTCATTTTATGGCTTATAGTTTAGGGTGTAGCAATTATTTGTGTAATTATTATATTATGGGAAGTCACATTTATCCATACATTACACACATGATTGCATTATCAGAGGATTACTGATTCTATTATAATGAATACATAAAGAACGCTTTACTAATTCCCACTGGCTGAAGCAGCGAAAGGATGGAGTGGCATTAATGAGCACACAGGATCTTAAAAAGAAATTCATCGAAAAGTATGGGGTAAGCGAGCAAGAAGCTCAAGTATTTTATGCACCAGGACGTGTTAATCTCATTGGAGAGCACTTGGATTATAACGGTGGATACGTGCTGCCGGCAGCTTTGGAATTCGGTACAACTTTGATTGTGCGTCCACGCAGTGACAGCAAAGTGAATTTTGCATCTACTAATTTTCCTTATGAAGCATCTATTGATTATAGTGAAATTGGCAAGGCCAAAACTGGGGAATGGATCGACTATCCGGTTGGAGTAATGGTTGAATTGGAGAAGAAAAACACTCCAGTATCTAAAGGTTACGATCTGCTGTTCCATGGTGATATTCCGAATGGCGCAGGCTTGTCCTCATCGGCTTCTCTTGAAGTTGTGACTGCTTATGCTTTCCTAGCTCTCGAAGGCGGCGACACGGATACCGTTGAGATTGCACTCTTGTCTCAGCGTGCTGAGAACCAGTATGTAGGTGTGAACTCCGGAATTATGGATCAGTTCGCAGTTGCTAATGGCAAACGAGATCATGCAATCCTGTTAATGTGCGATACGCTTGAATATAATCTGGTACCTTTCATTACGGGTGCTTACAAACTGGTTATCGGCAATACGAACAAACGCAGAGGACTTGTAGATTCCAAGTACAATGAGCGTCGTCAGCAGTGTGATGAGGCCTTGTCTATTTTGCAAAAAGAAGTGCCTTCACTAGCTTATCTGGCACAGCTCAATCGTGAGCAGTTCGAAGCACATCAAGATAAAATCACAGATGAAATTGTTAGACGCCGCGCTCGCCATGTAGTGGAAGAGAATCAACGCGTACTAGATTCCGTTGAGGTATTAAAGAACAATGATCTAAAACAATTTGGGCAGTTCATGAATGATTCACATGCTTCCTTGCGCGATTTGTATGAAGTTAGCTGTGAAGAGCTAGATATTATGGTTGAAGAAGCACAGCGTATTCCGGGTACACTCGGCTCCCGTATGACTGGTGCAGGTTTTGGTGGCTGTACTGTATCCTTGGTGCATGAAGATGATGTAGAGCGTTTCATTCGTGAAGTAGGCGAGGCATATACGACAAGATCTGGTTTGGTTGGTGAGTTCTACGTTTGCGGCATCGGTAATGGTGTCCAAGAATTGAAGGGAGTGTAATTAGATGGCAATTTTAGTAACAGGTG contains the following coding sequences:
- a CDS encoding galactokinase is translated as MSTQDLKKKFIEKYGVSEQEAQVFYAPGRVNLIGEHLDYNGGYVLPAALEFGTTLIVRPRSDSKVNFASTNFPYEASIDYSEIGKAKTGEWIDYPVGVMVELEKKNTPVSKGYDLLFHGDIPNGAGLSSSASLEVVTAYAFLALEGGDTDTVEIALLSQRAENQYVGVNSGIMDQFAVANGKRDHAILLMCDTLEYNLVPFITGAYKLVIGNTNKRRGLVDSKYNERRQQCDEALSILQKEVPSLAYLAQLNREQFEAHQDKITDEIVRRRARHVVEENQRVLDSVEVLKNNDLKQFGQFMNDSHASLRDLYEVSCEELDIMVEEAQRIPGTLGSRMTGAGFGGCTVSLVHEDDVERFIREVGEAYTTRSGLVGEFYVCGIGNGVQELKGV